CCGCCGGCGACGTCGCGGCCCGCGCGGCGGCGCCGTCGTCATCTGGCTGCTCGTGCTGGCGGTCATCGGCGTCGGCCTCGCCTTCGGGCTGCGGATCATCGACCAGACGGTCCGCGGCGTCGCCGAGGACCAGGCGGAGCAGCGCATCGCCGAGCAGCTGCCCGGCCGCGTGTCGGGCAAGGTGAACGTGTCCATCCAGGGCGACTGGGTCATCCCGCAGCTCATCCGCGGCACGCTCGACCGCGTGGTGCTCGACGGGCCGAACCTCCAGGCGGACGGCACGCCCTTCCAGGCGCACATCGTGGCCACCGACGTGCCCACCGACCAGGAGCGCACCGTGGGGGACGTGGTCGCCACCGTGTCGATGGACCAGGCGCCCGCGAGCGCGCTGCTGGCGAAGACCGCGGGCACCCCCGCCGACCTCCGCTTCGGCGACGGCACGCTCGGCTACTCGGGGTCCACCCGCGTCCTCGGCATCACGTTCGGCTACGACGTGGCCGCGACGCCCGTGCTGCAGGACCCGTCCACCGTGGTCATCACGCCCGCCGAGGTGTCGCTGCAGGCCGGCGACTTCAAGGTCGACCTCGCGCAGACGATCCAGGGGATCCGCGACGTCACCTACCCCGTGTGCGTCGCGCAGTACCTCCCCGCCGGGGTCGGCGTGCAGGACGTGACCATCGCGGACGGGCGCGCCTCGATGACGGTGGAGTCGTCGTCCGTGAAGCTCACGCGTGAGTCCCTCGGCGTCACCGGCAGCTGCGGCTGACCGGCGCGACCAGCCCGGTGGAGCCGGCCCGCACGGCCCGGCCGCGGCCGGCGTCACATGCACCGGGGGCCGGTCCGCGCCTCGGTAGGATGCTGTCACCGCCCCCTCCTTCCGGCTCCAGGGACCACACCGGGTCCGCTCGCCATCCCGCACGTCCGCCCGCGTACGAACAGGTGACCTCGTGACCGCGAACCCGCTGGCCCCGTCCTGGCTGCAGCCCCCCGTCGACGCGAACGCGCTGGACCCCGCGGTCTGGTCCCGCGGCACGACCCGCGACGACGACGGCGGGATCCGCATCGCCGGCATCCCGGCCACCGAGCTCGCCGCCCGCTTCGGCACGCCCGTCTACGTGGTGGACGAGGACGACGTCCGGTCGCGCGCCGCCGAGACGCTCGCCGCCTTCACGCGGGAGGCCGCCGCCGTCGGCACGACCGCGCGCGTCTACTACGCCGGCAAGGCGTTCCTCAGCATCGAGGTCGCCCGGTGGATGGTCGAGGAGGGCCTGCACATCGACGTCTGCTCCGGCGGGGAGCTGGCCGTCGCGCTCGCCGCCCGCGCGGATCCCGCCCGGCTCGGCTTCCACGGCAACAACAAGTCCGTCCCCGACATCGACCGCGCCGTCGGCGCCGGCATCGGCCAGATCGTCATCGACAGCGCCATCGAGGTCGAGCGCGTCGCCGCCGCGGCCGCCGCGCACGGGCGCGTGCAGGCCGTGCGGCTCCGCGTGAACAGCGGCGTGCACGCCCACACGCACGAGTACCTGGCGACCGCGCGCGAGGACCAGAAGTTCGGGATCACGCTGGCCGACGCGCCCGAGCTCGTCGCCCGCATCCGCGCCCACGCCTCCCTCTCCTTCACGGGCCTGCACGCGCACATCGGCAGCCAGATCTTCGAGACCGACGCGTTCGTCGAGTCCGCCCGCCGGCTCCTCGACCTGCACGAGCGGCTCCTCGCCGACGGGGAGGTCGCGGAGCTCAACCTCGGCGGCGGCTTCGGGATCGCGTACACCTCGGTCGACCGGCCGGTGCCGGTGCCCGAGATCGCCCGGCGCCTCGCCCGGATCGTGGCCGACGAGTGCGCCCGGCGGGGGATCGCGGTGCCCGTCATCGCGGTCGAGCCCGGCCGCAGCATCGTCGGCCCCTCCACCGCCACGCTCTACACGGTCGGCACCGTCAAGGACGTGCTCGTCACGGTCGGCGGCGTCGACGGCGCGGTCGCCGAGGCGGAGTCCGCGACGGGCGACGTCGAGGACCCGCGCATGGCGGAGGAGGCCGAGACCGCGATCCGCCGCTACGTGAGCGTCGACGGCGGCATGAGCGACAACGCGCGGCCCGCCCTCTACGGCGCCGACTACTCCGTGCGCCTCGCGAGCCGCTCCTCGGACGCGGAGCCGGCGCTCGTGCGCGTCGCGGGCGGGCACTGCGAGAGCGGCGACCTCGTCGTCCTCGCCGACTACCTGCCGGGCGACGTCGCCCCTGACGACCTGCTCGCCGTCCCCGCCACGGGCGCCTACTGCTGGGCGCTCGCCAGCAACTACAACTGGATCGGCCGCCCGCCCGTCGTCGCCGTGCGCGACGGCGAGGCGCGCGTCATCGTCCGCGGCGAGACCGTGGACGACCTGCTGGCGCGCGACGCGGGCACGCCCGTCGCCGCATCCCCCGACGTGAACGGAGCACGATGATCGAGTACCGGAACCTGCGCGTGGCCCTGCTGGGCTGCGGCTCGGTCGGCACCCAGGTGGCGCGCCTCATGCGGGAGCACGGCGACGAGCTGGCCCAGCGCGTGGGCGCCCGGCTCGAGCTCGTGGGCATCGCGGTGCGCGACGCCGAGGCGCCGCGCGACCCGTCCGTTCCGCGCGAGCTGCTCACCACCGACGCGGAGTCCCTCATCCTCGGCGCCGACATCGTCATCGAGCTGATGGGCGGCATCGAGCCCGCGCGCACCCACATCCTCGCGGCCATCTCCTCCGGCGCCGACGTCGTCACGGCCAACAAGGCCCTGCTCGCCACGCACGGCCCGGAGCTCTTCGAGGCGGCCGAGCAGGTCGGCGCGCAGCTCTACTACGAGGCCGCCGTCGCGGGCGCGATCCCGATCATCCGACCGCTGCGCGACAGCCTCGCAGGCGACCGGGTGCAGCGGATCCTCGGCATCGTCAACGGCACGACGAACTACATCCTCGACCAGATGGACTCCCACGGGCTCGGCTTCGACGAGGCCCTCGCGACGGCCACCGAGCTCGGCTACGCGGAGGCGGACCCGACCGCCGACATCGAGGGCCACGACGCCGCCCAGAAGGCCGCGATCCTCGCGAGCCTCGCCTTCCACACGCGCGTGCCCGTCGAGGCCGTGCACCGCGAGGGCATCACGAGCCTCTCGACCGCGCAGTTCGCGTCGGCGCGCAAGGCCGGCTACGTGATCAAGCTGCTCGCCATCTGCGAGCGCCTCACGCATCCCGCCACCGGCCGCGACGGCGTCTCCGCGCGCGTCTACCCGGCGCTCGTGCCGCGCGACCACCCGCTCGCCGCCGTCCACGGCGCGAACAACGCCGTGTTCGTCGAGGCCGAGGCCG
This is a stretch of genomic DNA from Clavibacter zhangzhiyongii. It encodes these proteins:
- a CDS encoding LmeA family phospholipid-binding protein; the protein is MAGRFLGTEVFEAPERRDPREARRRRRGPRGGAVVIWLLVLAVIGVGLAFGLRIIDQTVRGVAEDQAEQRIAEQLPGRVSGKVNVSIQGDWVIPQLIRGTLDRVVLDGPNLQADGTPFQAHIVATDVPTDQERTVGDVVATVSMDQAPASALLAKTAGTPADLRFGDGTLGYSGSTRVLGITFGYDVAATPVLQDPSTVVITPAEVSLQAGDFKVDLAQTIQGIRDVTYPVCVAQYLPAGVGVQDVTIADGRASMTVESSSVKLTRESLGVTGSCG
- a CDS encoding diaminopimelate decarboxylase family protein, with the protein product MTANPLAPSWLQPPVDANALDPAVWSRGTTRDDDGGIRIAGIPATELAARFGTPVYVVDEDDVRSRAAETLAAFTREAAAVGTTARVYYAGKAFLSIEVARWMVEEGLHIDVCSGGELAVALAARADPARLGFHGNNKSVPDIDRAVGAGIGQIVIDSAIEVERVAAAAAAHGRVQAVRLRVNSGVHAHTHEYLATAREDQKFGITLADAPELVARIRAHASLSFTGLHAHIGSQIFETDAFVESARRLLDLHERLLADGEVAELNLGGGFGIAYTSVDRPVPVPEIARRLARIVADECARRGIAVPVIAVEPGRSIVGPSTATLYTVGTVKDVLVTVGGVDGAVAEAESATGDVEDPRMAEEAETAIRRYVSVDGGMSDNARPALYGADYSVRLASRSSDAEPALVRVAGGHCESGDLVVLADYLPGDVAPDDLLAVPATGAYCWALASNYNWIGRPPVVAVRDGEARVIVRGETVDDLLARDAGTPVAASPDVNGAR
- a CDS encoding homoserine dehydrogenase → MIEYRNLRVALLGCGSVGTQVARLMREHGDELAQRVGARLELVGIAVRDAEAPRDPSVPRELLTTDAESLILGADIVIELMGGIEPARTHILAAISSGADVVTANKALLATHGPELFEAAEQVGAQLYYEAAVAGAIPIIRPLRDSLAGDRVQRILGIVNGTTNYILDQMDSHGLGFDEALATATELGYAEADPTADIEGHDAAQKAAILASLAFHTRVPVEAVHREGITSLSTAQFASARKAGYVIKLLAICERLTHPATGRDGVSARVYPALVPRDHPLAAVHGANNAVFVEAEAAGDLMFYGAGAGGVQTASAVLGDVVSAARRHVVGGPGVAESTHADLETLPVGAITTQYQITLQVADEPGVLARIAHLFSEQGVSVETLEQTTHQAPVAGGAGDRPTASLVIGTHRATDAALRATVDAVSNLDAVTAVASVLRVEGA